One window of the Ignavibacteria bacterium genome contains the following:
- a CDS encoding SUMF1/EgtB/PvdO family nonheme iron enzyme, with amino-acid sequence MIQTILKMVTLFAVSIFMVFIQGCASVDNPVQVLPSGSIQVVTTADAKCILYKSSDIVSEWTGSKLIPGLAEGTYKVKITSDKFNSSFEESFELGVNQKKVVETATGSLDIRLKSDFTWEVTKDNKSLFSGKGSLKIDTIWTGAYKVKLGVPGVPDFLTRDITVSKAQNFILEMESGKLDVRIPSTMEAVLSLNDSTELYRWNGRRIIDSLWAGAYQIRIKVHPLVPDYTTNITIVKQQTKVVELDYAKLDVRARNQMECVLFRGTTELDRWYGSRRFDSLWVGDYSVKIKANPLLPEYSTSFTLIKQQVKVIELDYGTLDIRVPGQMECVLLRGTTELERWNGSRKYDSLWIGDYTVKIKVNPLLPEYSTSFTLAKQQTKVVELEYGKLDVRVQSQMQCVLLRGTTEVERWNGSRLFDSLWVGDYTVKVKVNALLPDYVSNVTIVKLQTKTVEPPIGSFTIKTKSDYKNTLLMDGVEQHAWSGTKDFNPWLAGSYTLKSQMFAGAPAPSTNFTINQNENRIIEWETGSINVIAPGSTCKLKRDLVDQFAWQDSRLLDSLITGYYTVEIQEPNSPLWFGDFNLIKDEQKTVSIPYGSVQITSNISTTVTKLIYNGTTLKTLSGNGTISNIVPGNYTLKVEAPDYLSQTENITVISGQNQPRSYELQQDYSQMVFIPGGTFTMGCTADQGICLDNERPSHQVTLSAYEIRKFEVNQKEWLAVMGTNPANFIGNSKPIESVTWYEIINFCNLLSTREGLTPVYTINGLVVTANLSANGYRLPTEAEWEYAARGGAQSTNTLYSGSNNIDAVAWYSGNSNNTTHDAGEKSPNQLGIYGMNGNVWEWCWDWYGDYSAASQTNPTGPETGTHRVARGGSWSSSAQYSRVAVRYNFAPNLKYDFLGFRVVRTR; translated from the coding sequence ATGATCCAAACGATACTAAAAATGGTTACTCTTTTTGCGGTGTCAATATTTATGGTATTTATTCAAGGTTGTGCTTCTGTTGACAATCCTGTACAAGTGTTGCCGAGCGGTTCCATTCAGGTTGTTACAACCGCGGACGCTAAATGCATACTTTACAAATCGAGTGATATAGTATCTGAATGGACAGGATCAAAATTAATTCCGGGTTTGGCTGAAGGTACCTATAAAGTTAAGATTACTTCCGATAAATTCAACTCGTCTTTTGAAGAAAGTTTTGAGCTTGGTGTAAACCAGAAAAAAGTTGTTGAGACTGCCACCGGGTCATTAGACATTAGACTCAAATCCGATTTTACATGGGAAGTTACAAAAGATAATAAATCCCTTTTTTCCGGAAAAGGAAGCCTGAAAATTGATACAATTTGGACCGGAGCCTACAAAGTTAAACTGGGCGTCCCGGGAGTCCCTGATTTTTTGACCAGGGACATTACGGTATCAAAAGCACAAAACTTCATTTTGGAGATGGAATCCGGAAAACTGGATGTAAGAATTCCATCAACAATGGAAGCCGTTCTTTCGCTTAATGACTCGACTGAATTATACCGGTGGAATGGCAGGAGGATAATCGATTCACTGTGGGCAGGTGCCTATCAGATAAGAATAAAAGTACACCCGCTGGTTCCCGATTACACAACCAATATTACGATTGTAAAACAGCAGACAAAAGTGGTTGAACTCGATTATGCGAAGCTGGATGTCAGAGCCAGGAATCAGATGGAATGTGTTCTGTTTCGGGGGACTACAGAGCTTGACCGCTGGTATGGAAGCCGGCGATTTGACTCTCTCTGGGTTGGGGATTATTCCGTGAAGATAAAAGCTAATCCGTTGCTGCCTGAATATTCAACAAGTTTTACGCTTATAAAACAGCAGGTCAAAGTAATCGAACTCGACTACGGCACGCTCGATATCAGGGTACCAGGTCAGATGGAATGTGTGTTGTTAAGAGGCACTACAGAACTGGAACGATGGAACGGCAGCAGAAAGTACGATTCTCTTTGGATTGGCGATTATACAGTAAAGATAAAGGTTAATCCCTTGCTCCCTGAATATTCCACAAGTTTTACTTTGGCCAAACAGCAAACCAAAGTGGTTGAACTTGAATACGGAAAACTGGATGTCAGGGTTCAGAGTCAGATGCAGTGTGTTTTGTTGAGGGGAACTACAGAAGTTGAGCGATGGAACGGCAGCAGATTATTCGATTCACTTTGGGTAGGGGATTACACAGTAAAAGTAAAAGTGAATGCGTTACTCCCTGATTATGTAAGCAATGTGACGATTGTGAAACTTCAAACCAAAACGGTTGAACCCCCCATTGGCAGTTTCACGATAAAAACAAAAAGTGATTATAAAAACACTCTGTTGATGGATGGAGTGGAACAACACGCATGGTCAGGTACCAAAGATTTTAATCCTTGGCTTGCCGGCAGTTACACTTTAAAGAGTCAAATGTTCGCAGGAGCCCCTGCCCCGAGTACTAATTTTACTATCAATCAAAACGAGAACAGGATAATTGAGTGGGAGACGGGAAGTATAAATGTTATCGCTCCCGGCTCCACATGCAAACTAAAAAGAGACTTGGTCGATCAGTTCGCATGGCAAGACAGCAGACTGCTTGATTCCCTGATTACCGGTTATTACACTGTTGAAATTCAGGAACCAAACTCACCATTATGGTTCGGGGATTTCAATTTGATCAAAGACGAACAAAAGACTGTAAGTATACCGTATGGCTCAGTTCAGATAACATCCAATATATCAACTACAGTAACAAAATTGATTTACAACGGAACGACTTTAAAAACTCTGTCGGGTAACGGAACAATCTCAAACATAGTACCCGGAAATTATACCCTGAAGGTGGAGGCCCCTGATTATCTAAGTCAGACGGAAAATATTACAGTAATCAGCGGACAAAACCAGCCGAGGAGTTATGAGTTACAGCAGGACTATTCTCAGATGGTATTCATTCCGGGAGGCACTTTCACGATGGGATGCACAGCCGATCAAGGAATATGCCTCGATAACGAGCGACCGTCACATCAGGTTACACTTTCAGCATATGAAATAAGAAAATTTGAAGTTAATCAGAAGGAATGGCTGGCAGTGATGGGAACCAACCCTGCCAATTTTATCGGCAACAGCAAACCCATTGAATCCGTAACCTGGTACGAAATCATCAATTTTTGTAATTTATTGAGTACGAGAGAAGGACTTACACCCGTTTACACAATTAACGGCCTTGTTGTGACTGCAAACTTAAGTGCAAACGGCTACAGACTGCCAACAGAAGCCGAATGGGAATATGCCGCAAGAGGTGGAGCACAGTCGACTAATACTCTCTACAGTGGAAGTAACAACATCGATGCCGTGGCATGGTACAGTGGTAACTCGAATAACACCACACATGATGCCGGGGAAAAGAGCCCGAATCAACTGGGGATTTACGGAATGAATGGAAATGTTTGGGAGTGGTGCTGGGACTGGTATGGTGATTACTCGGCGGCAAGTCAAACAAATCCGACGGGCCCAGAAACAGGTACCCACCGTGTGGCTCGTGGTGGAAGTTGGAGCAGCAGTGCTCAGTATTCCCGCGTGGCTGTCAGGTACAATTTCGCCCCCAACCTCAAGTACGACTTTCTGGGTTTCCGCGTTGTAAGAACGAGATGA
- a CDS encoding nucleotidyl transferase AbiEii/AbiGii toxin family protein, protein MSESTNLSEWLKLTDTEKKNLFTATGNKVGLPAVAVEKDWWVVQTLSLISSMECAESILFKGGTSLSKGWNLIKRFSEDIDLALDRSFLGFTGQLKKSEIRRLRKASFDYITNIFLRELEEKFNEAGFDHVSVNDVKVANHDQDPTIIEIYYPKLTEKDSYMRPGLLVEIGFRSLGEPNTKRSFRSMVAENFSSAAFADKPLSISTVNPERTFLEKIFLLHEEHQKPGDKIRIQRMSRHLYDIQMICKTEFADRAFENPELYKNIVNHRQRFTRISGIDYSKHSPASIRFIPPENLLRVWESDYIRMKENMIYGESSSLDGLIQELSDLQSKINRLDWQLELEER, encoded by the coding sequence ATGAGTGAAAGTACAAATCTGAGCGAGTGGCTAAAACTAACCGATACTGAGAAGAAAAATCTTTTTACCGCCACGGGCAACAAGGTTGGATTGCCTGCAGTGGCAGTTGAAAAAGATTGGTGGGTCGTACAAACACTCTCCCTGATTTCCTCAATGGAATGTGCAGAATCGATACTCTTTAAAGGAGGCACTTCATTAAGCAAGGGATGGAACCTTATCAAACGATTTTCAGAAGATATCGATTTGGCATTAGACAGGAGTTTTCTCGGATTTACGGGACAACTCAAAAAATCAGAAATAAGACGACTTAGAAAGGCATCATTCGATTATATCACCAACATCTTCCTGAGAGAGCTCGAGGAAAAATTTAACGAGGCAGGTTTTGATCATGTCTCAGTAAATGATGTTAAGGTTGCTAATCACGATCAGGATCCTACCATAATCGAAATTTATTACCCAAAACTTACTGAGAAGGACTCATATATGAGACCCGGCCTGTTGGTTGAAATTGGGTTTCGTTCATTGGGTGAGCCAAACACAAAGAGGTCTTTCCGATCGATGGTGGCTGAAAATTTCTCATCTGCTGCATTTGCCGATAAACCGCTATCCATCTCAACCGTTAATCCCGAGAGGACTTTCCTCGAGAAAATATTTTTATTGCACGAAGAACATCAGAAACCCGGGGATAAAATTCGAATTCAACGAATGAGCCGACACCTATATGATATTCAGATGATTTGTAAAACAGAATTTGCTGATCGGGCTTTTGAGAATCCTGAACTTTATAAAAATATAGTCAATCACCGTCAAAGATTTACTCGCATTTCCGGAATAGATTACAGTAAGCATTCTCCTGCCTCAATCAGGTTTATTCCTCCGGAAAATTTGCTTCGCGTATGGGAATCGGATTATATCCGAATGAAAGAAAATATGATTTACGGGGAATCTTCATCCCTTGATGGATTAATTCAGGAGTTATCTGATTTACAAAGCAAAATTAATCGACTGGATTGGCAATTGGAGCTTGAAGAAAGATAA
- a CDS encoding ribonuclease HII encodes MDHDSRNRGDIVRLMKTFDDFYRIRFNTEFLAGTDEAGRGPLAGPVMAAAVILPPELDLPEINDSKKLTDKKRRELKEVIYTYALTVRFTAIDAEEIDRINILRASLKAMRISVESLTTKPGIILVDGNKSFESDVSLLPIVKGDAKSLSVAAASIIAKVTRDDAMFELSRIYPEYGWDHNKGYPTKDHIAALKKYGPTPYHRKTFIDHIIGLDLFDQGGNIQK; translated from the coding sequence ATGGATCATGATTCTCGGAATCGTGGCGATATTGTTCGGCTTATGAAAACATTCGACGATTTTTACCGGATCAGATTTAATACCGAATTTCTCGCAGGAACAGATGAAGCAGGTAGAGGACCTCTTGCGGGACCTGTAATGGCTGCCGCTGTTATACTCCCCCCTGAACTCGATCTGCCTGAAATAAACGACTCGAAAAAACTGACCGATAAAAAACGGCGGGAATTGAAAGAGGTAATTTATACTTATGCACTTACGGTAAGATTTACAGCAATTGACGCCGAAGAAATTGACAGAATAAATATTCTAAGAGCCTCCCTGAAAGCCATGAGGATTTCAGTGGAATCGCTTACCACAAAACCCGGGATTATCCTCGTTGACGGAAATAAATCTTTCGAGTCTGATGTTTCACTTCTCCCCATCGTAAAAGGAGATGCAAAATCACTTTCCGTTGCTGCTGCTTCGATTATTGCGAAAGTGACCCGGGATGATGCCATGTTCGAACTCTCAAGAATATACCCCGAATACGGTTGGGATCACAACAAAGGATACCCCACCAAAGACCACATAGCCGCTCTTAAGAAATATGGACCAACACCTTACCACAGAAAAACATTTATCGATCACATTATTGGACTGGATTTGTTTGATCAAGGGGGGAATATCCAGAAATAA
- a CDS encoding geranylgeranylglycerol-phosphate geranylgeranyltransferase gives MFRPVNFIITFISGFLSVFIAMGGVYSDTVLFFGSLIGISAGLVAAGGNIINDILDVETDKINRPDRPLPSGKVSETTAMRLYLFTKMGGIFFASLAGMIPAVIAALSSIVIFFYSYYLKNIPLVGNITVAFFTGLIFVFGASAVDNYSGVLFPFIFSFFINLIREIVKDVEDMEGDEATEVTTFPIVFGLDASKKLISILSLVLVVLVFLPFVFQVYKIEYLVIISLSVAPGIMSCMDAVRKASWKKDYTVISRNLKWIMILGIVAILFGL, from the coding sequence TTGTTCAGACCCGTCAATTTTATCATTACTTTTATCTCGGGATTCCTCTCTGTCTTTATTGCTATGGGTGGAGTTTACTCCGACACCGTCCTCTTTTTTGGCAGTCTCATCGGAATATCGGCAGGACTTGTAGCCGCCGGTGGCAACATCATCAACGATATTCTGGATGTGGAGACGGATAAAATCAACCGTCCGGATCGCCCCCTCCCCTCGGGCAAGGTCTCCGAGACAACAGCGATGCGGCTCTATCTTTTCACCAAAATGGGGGGAATATTTTTTGCATCCCTCGCCGGAATGATCCCGGCGGTTATTGCGGCATTGTCCTCCATTGTCATTTTTTTCTACTCATATTATCTCAAAAACATTCCATTGGTGGGAAACATCACGGTGGCGTTTTTCACAGGATTGATCTTCGTTTTCGGTGCCTCTGCAGTAGACAACTACAGCGGAGTGCTCTTCCCCTTCATTTTCTCATTTTTCATCAATCTGATACGGGAAATTGTAAAGGATGTTGAGGATATGGAGGGTGATGAAGCGACTGAAGTGACTACATTTCCCATCGTCTTCGGTCTGGATGCATCAAAAAAATTAATTTCCATACTGAGCCTTGTGCTGGTTGTTCTTGTGTTCCTCCCTTTTGTCTTTCAGGTGTACAAGATTGAGTATCTTGTCATCATTTCTTTGTCCGTTGCTCCCGGTATAATGTCATGCATGGATGCTGTGAGAAAGGCAAGCTGGAAAAAAGATTATACGGTGATAAGTCGAAATCTTAAATGGATCATGATTCTCGGAATCGTGGCGATATTGTTCGGCTTATGA